A portion of the Myxococcales bacterium genome contains these proteins:
- the galT gene encoding galactose-1-phosphate uridylyltransferase has protein sequence MPELRKDPITERWVIISPERAKRPEDFTVSKAERKEGVCPFCQGNESMTPEEVFAIREGTEANSQGWKTRVVPNKFAALAEGPLPELNSNGIYKNMAGHGTHEVIVETPKHSVTLADLGVQEISDFLKTCTARFDHMKKLGSVKYAMLFRNNGQSAGASREHPHSQIIGLPITPKALSEEITPAKEFNRSTGGCIFCKMLDDEIKQESRIVLLNEKFAAICPFAPRYAFETWILPRRHESSFENISDSEITCLAEILKSVLTKMKQTLKDPPYNMMLHTSPFGENLEGIYHWHIEIAPSLNIIAGFERGTDFYINPTPPETAAEYLRKA, from the coding sequence ATGCCAGAACTGAGAAAAGATCCAATCACCGAAAGATGGGTAATAATAAGCCCGGAGAGGGCCAAGCGCCCCGAAGATTTTACCGTCTCAAAAGCGGAGCGCAAAGAGGGGGTCTGCCCCTTTTGCCAGGGAAATGAATCGATGACCCCCGAAGAAGTTTTTGCGATAAGGGAAGGGACCGAGGCAAATTCCCAGGGATGGAAAACCAGGGTTGTCCCTAACAAATTTGCGGCTCTTGCCGAGGGTCCCCTGCCCGAACTAAATTCGAATGGCATATACAAAAACATGGCAGGACACGGAACCCACGAGGTCATCGTCGAAACGCCAAAACATTCCGTGACGCTAGCCGACCTGGGCGTCCAAGAAATCTCGGATTTTCTTAAAACCTGCACGGCAAGGTTCGATCATATGAAAAAACTCGGATCGGTGAAATATGCCATGCTCTTCAGGAATAATGGACAGAGCGCCGGAGCCAGCCGTGAACATCCGCATTCGCAAATAATAGGGCTTCCGATAACGCCGAAGGCTCTCTCGGAAGAAATCACACCTGCCAAAGAGTTCAATCGCTCGACGGGCGGGTGCATATTCTGCAAGATGCTGGATGATGAAATAAAACAAGAATCCAGGATAGTTCTCCTGAATGAAAAATTTGCCGCCATCTGTCCTTTTGCACCCCGTTACGCCTTTGAAACATGGATATTGCCGCGGCGGCACGAAAGCTCTTTTGAAAATATCTCTGATTCCGAAATCACCTGCTTGGCAGAGATATTGAAATCCGTCCTGACAAAAATGAAGCAAACCTTGAAGGATCCTCCATACAACATGATGCTGCACACATCGCCATTTGGTGAAAACCTTGAGGGTATATATCACTGGCACATCGAAATAGCTCCGTCCCTCAACATAATAGCCGGGTTTGAAAGAGGAACCGATTTCTACATAAATCCGACCCCTCCGGAAACCGCAGCGGAATA
- a CDS encoding small multi-drug export protein, with protein MIKNILILFVITMIPAFELRASIPYGILSGRVDLPLGLHVEGMGMWWLSAFTICVAANAILGFILYPMIDKIMRLLSKIPLIGKAWNRFTSHAQKKVHPYVEKWGTLGIAIFVAIPLPGSGSYSGAVGAYLLGMSRKNFYVANTIGVFLAGVAVTAATIAGRGMFEIFF; from the coding sequence ATGATAAAAAATATTCTGATTCTGTTCGTAATAACCATGATACCGGCATTCGAGCTGAGGGCCTCAATTCCATACGGAATCCTCAGTGGACGAGTCGATCTTCCACTCGGCCTTCACGTTGAAGGGATGGGGATGTGGTGGCTGTCGGCGTTCACAATATGCGTAGCCGCGAACGCAATCTTGGGTTTCATACTATACCCGATGATCGATAAAATCATGAGGCTCCTGTCTAAAATTCCACTAATAGGAAAAGCTTGGAACCGCTTCACCTCACACGCTCAGAAAAAAGTTCATCCGTATGTGGAGAAATGGGGCACGCTTGGCATAGCGATATTCGTCGCGATACCTCTGCCCGGAAGCGGCAGCTATTCGGGGGCGGTCGGGGCATACCTTCTTGGAATGAGCCGAAAAAACTTCTATGTAGCGAACACGATCGGCGTTTTTTTGGCAGGGGTCGCAGTCACGGCAGCTACGATAGCCGGACGCGGAATGTTTGAAATCTTTTTCTAA
- a CDS encoding DUF4438 domain-containing protein, translating into MKLKTNEKRLVKIAVEGKPAPALAYPNEIGSDGKIHNIPSVGGITFNVLVGDPAFGWAADHIEPCVSTVHNAEKRKERPNVAFNFLTCIGNEAVIIGGKMAGKKGVVTGHHGGVEHVIIDFPKDVFEKMSLDDKIQIRTFGQGLCLEDFPEITLSSLDPELLHKMSPKSLGKKLEVEVAKIVPAKLTGSGMGSTHSKSGDIDLISSDKNLLEQNDLLDLKLGDIVAIADCDASFGWCHRGGAITVAVVIHGDSHLSGHGPGMATIMTSSIGAIIPKKSKDANIGRYLKIGRYRKIK; encoded by the coding sequence ATGAAGCTTAAGACGAACGAAAAGCGCCTGGTAAAAATTGCAGTCGAGGGCAAGCCAGCTCCGGCGCTGGCCTATCCAAATGAGATAGGCAGCGACGGGAAAATCCACAACATCCCCAGCGTAGGTGGCATCACCTTCAACGTGCTAGTGGGAGATCCGGCTTTTGGCTGGGCGGCCGATCATATAGAACCGTGCGTCTCCACAGTTCACAATGCGGAAAAGCGAAAGGAACGCCCCAACGTGGCGTTCAATTTCCTGACCTGCATAGGAAACGAGGCGGTAATCATCGGCGGAAAAATGGCTGGCAAAAAAGGAGTAGTCACCGGCCACCATGGCGGAGTGGAACATGTAATCATAGATTTCCCAAAGGATGTGTTTGAAAAGATGTCGCTCGACGACAAAATACAGATCAGGACCTTCGGACAGGGGCTGTGTCTGGAGGATTTCCCGGAAATTACATTATCCTCACTCGATCCTGAACTCCTTCATAAAATGTCCCCGAAATCCCTCGGCAAAAAGCTTGAGGTGGAGGTAGCAAAAATAGTTCCCGCAAAGTTGACCGGTTCCGGAATGGGATCCACGCATTCAAAAAGCGGAGATATCGACCTGATATCCTCCGATAAAAATTTGCTGGAGCAAAACGATCTTCTCGATTTGAAGCTGGGAGACATCGTTGCAATAGCGGACTGCGATGCAAGCTTCGGATGGTGCCACCGTGGCGGCGCGATAACGGTGGCGGTAGTGATACACGGCGACTCGCACCTTTCCGGTCACGGCCCCGGGATGGCTACGATAATGACGAGTTCAATCGGCGCTATCATCCCAAAAAAATCGAAGGATGCAAACATAGGCAGATATCTCAAAATCGGCAGATACCGGAAGATCAAATGA
- a CDS encoding DUF362 domain-containing protein produces the protein MAETNPDKAPEVIFLPWEKRDRLDSLIERSAFPSSISKGEYLAIKMHFGERGGDGHVKPEFIRPFIRAAKSKKAKPFLTDTCTIYHGPRNNAVEHLMVAAEHGFSLNRLQIPVIIADGLLGDEHREIPIPGKHFSKVKIATGITNADRMLVISHFKGHVLTGFGGAIKNIGMGCGSRKGKFEMHSSAAPKVTSQKCVGCGMCIPTCAQSALKLSDGKIELDKKLCAGCGECIIACHTAALSITWNEETKNVQERIVEYALGAVKDIPAYYFNFVCHITPNCDCTGIREKPIAADVGILASEDPVAIDAASLELVVQNSGDVFKKAHPELDCSLQLEYAKKIGLGSRKYKLVEL, from the coding sequence TTGGCAGAAACAAATCCCGATAAAGCACCGGAAGTTATTTTTCTTCCGTGGGAGAAACGCGACCGACTAGATAGCCTGATCGAGAGGTCCGCCTTCCCCTCCTCGATATCAAAGGGTGAATATCTGGCCATTAAGATGCATTTCGGCGAACGCGGTGGAGACGGTCATGTAAAACCGGAATTTATCCGCCCGTTCATAAGGGCTGCAAAGTCCAAAAAGGCAAAACCATTTCTCACCGATACATGCACGATCTATCATGGCCCCAGAAACAATGCGGTGGAACATCTCATGGTAGCTGCGGAGCACGGCTTCTCGCTTAACAGGCTCCAAATTCCGGTAATCATAGCCGACGGACTTTTGGGAGACGAACATCGGGAGATACCGATACCAGGAAAACACTTTTCAAAGGTAAAGATCGCCACCGGAATAACAAACGCCGACAGGATGCTCGTAATATCGCATTTCAAGGGTCACGTACTCACCGGATTCGGCGGAGCCATAAAAAATATCGGCATGGGATGCGGATCCAGGAAGGGAAAATTTGAAATGCACTCATCCGCGGCGCCGAAAGTCACATCACAAAAGTGCGTCGGATGCGGCATGTGCATCCCTACGTGCGCGCAAAGTGCTTTGAAGCTATCCGACGGAAAGATTGAGCTCGATAAGAAGCTGTGCGCTGGATGTGGTGAGTGCATAATCGCGTGTCATACGGCAGCGCTCTCGATCACATGGAACGAAGAGACAAAAAATGTTCAGGAGCGCATCGTGGAATACGCGCTGGGCGCGGTGAAAGATATCCCTGCATACTATTTTAATTTCGTATGCCATATCACGCCCAATTGCGACTGCACTGGAATAAGGGAAAAACCGATAGCGGCCGACGTAGGGATACTCGCCTCGGAAGATCCTGTGGCGATAGATGCGGCATCGCTTGAACTCGTAGTCCAAAACAGCGGAGACGTCTTTAAAAAAGCCCATCCCGAGCTCGATTGCAGCCTGCAACTCGAATACGCCAAAAAAATCGGACTGGGGAGCAGAAAATATAAACTCGTAGAGCTGTGA
- a CDS encoding radical SAM protein, with translation MSTVAHDSKVRRLPSRKIKTSAFPFTPEHVWIDASVADHPQTIRIMNKLKDIEVDIVDDVRTLKRPTDAASAKNQMVLTAHKGQAFKLCQGIGEGHLCCNYRVLDLVSGCPMECSYCILQSYLYNNPRTTVYVNVEEILAEVSAFLAKEEGKFFRIGTGELGDSLALDPITESASLLVPFFASKKNAILELKTKSLCVDSLMELRHRNRTVVSWSINTPAYIASEERNTSSLEERLEAAAKVSSAGYGVGFHFDPIIIIKDATSEIQAYLDVVDKIFEKLEPRQISWISLGLLRFPKDLSRIASRRFPDTKIYTGEFVPSNGKMRYLRFIREDAYRPLYEKLLSKLPRHKVYLCMETPTVWEKIDPDVKCNSCIEKRLCNAESISFDYKRF, from the coding sequence ATGTCCACAGTTGCTCATGATTCGAAGGTCAGAAGGCTGCCTTCCAGAAAAATAAAAACTAGTGCGTTTCCCTTCACGCCGGAACACGTCTGGATCGACGCATCCGTGGCCGATCATCCACAAACGATACGCATCATGAACAAACTCAAGGATATCGAAGTAGATATCGTCGATGATGTGAGAACCCTCAAACGTCCGACCGACGCGGCCAGCGCCAAAAACCAGATGGTTCTTACAGCCCACAAAGGTCAGGCTTTTAAACTCTGCCAAGGAATAGGAGAAGGACATCTTTGCTGCAATTATCGCGTTCTGGATCTCGTCTCGGGATGCCCGATGGAATGCAGCTACTGCATACTGCAGTCGTACCTGTACAACAATCCACGGACCACCGTCTACGTAAACGTCGAGGAAATATTGGCTGAGGTTTCAGCGTTTCTGGCCAAGGAGGAAGGAAAGTTCTTCCGTATCGGAACCGGCGAACTCGGAGATAGTCTAGCGCTCGACCCGATCACCGAGTCGGCGAGTCTGTTAGTCCCATTCTTCGCGTCAAAAAAAAATGCAATTCTGGAGCTAAAAACAAAGTCGCTTTGCGTCGATTCGCTTATGGAACTTCGTCACAGAAACCGGACCGTGGTTTCGTGGTCAATAAACACTCCGGCTTATATCGCATCCGAAGAGAGGAACACCTCATCGCTTGAAGAAAGGCTAGAAGCTGCGGCAAAAGTGTCATCGGCGGGCTACGGGGTCGGCTTTCACTTCGATCCCATCATAATAATAAAAGATGCGACATCGGAGATCCAAGCATACCTCGACGTCGTCGACAAAATATTTGAAAAACTCGAGCCTAGGCAGATATCATGGATAAGCTTAGGGCTTCTTCGTTTTCCAAAAGACCTTTCTCGTATCGCATCGAGGAGATTTCCTGACACAAAGATATACACCGGCGAATTCGTCCCTTCCAACGGAAAGATGCGCTATCTGCGCTTCATACGCGAAGATGCATACAGACCGCTGTACGAAAAACTCCTGTCCAAACTCCCGCGGCACAAGGTGTATCTCTGTATGGAAACGCCAACTGTATGGGAAAAGATAGATCCGGATGTAAAGTGCAACTCCTGCATCGAAAAAAGGCTCTGCAACGCGGAGAGCATATCCTTCGACTACAAGCGTTTCTGA
- a CDS encoding ParB/RepB/Spo0J family partition protein — protein MLLQYINVSSLNIADDSYRITFSPKIEELKRSIKQVGIIQPITVRHTPEGTYQIVTGYKRVLAMQELERQSIPAMLYEHNDLSPTQAFLWNLHDNAISRRLNLVEKSIALTKLKQFYSMSDEDLTKQFLPLLGEEQSFKILHQLLSLGALTEPLKNHVVNNDIALSSASRIAEFTPSTQQALLAVLTHIRPSTNKLNELLSLLREISARDALSVEEILHRYQLLQVVANPAAPSADKVNALRKALKGIRLPQLSQRQRQLAELIQGLELPDSARVVADPYFENRNMKLECQFSHPGELDAVIKKIQDAFEKQKWQQIFEWYRA, from the coding sequence ATGTTACTCCAATACATAAACGTTTCCAGTCTAAACATTGCGGATGACAGCTACCGCATAACCTTTTCCCCTAAGATCGAGGAGTTGAAACGTTCGATCAAGCAGGTAGGAATCATCCAGCCGATCACTGTGCGGCATACTCCGGAGGGAACATACCAGATAGTCACCGGCTACAAACGCGTTTTGGCTATGCAGGAGCTGGAGAGGCAATCTATCCCGGCGATGCTCTATGAGCACAACGACCTGTCGCCGACGCAGGCATTTCTGTGGAATCTGCACGACAACGCGATATCGCGCCGATTGAATCTGGTCGAAAAGAGCATCGCACTCACAAAGCTGAAACAGTTCTATTCGATGTCCGATGAAGATCTCACGAAACAGTTCCTGCCCTTGTTGGGTGAAGAACAGAGTTTCAAGATACTCCATCAGTTGCTCTCTCTGGGCGCGCTCACCGAACCACTCAAGAATCATGTGGTAAACAATGATATCGCGCTTTCTTCAGCCAGCAGAATAGCTGAGTTCACCCCGTCCACGCAGCAGGCGCTTTTGGCGGTTTTGACTCACATCCGCCCTTCTACGAATAAGCTAAACGAGCTGCTCTCGCTTCTGCGTGAGATTTCAGCTCGTGATGCGCTGTCGGTCGAGGAAATACTTCATCGCTACCAGCTGCTTCAGGTCGTAGCCAATCCGGCCGCACCTTCGGCCGATAAAGTCAATGCGCTCAGGAAGGCCCTCAAGGGTATCCGCCTGCCGCAGCTCTCTCAGAGGCAGCGTCAGCTCGCAGAGTTGATTCAGGGGCTGGAACTCCCCGATTCGGCAAGGGTCGTCGCCGATCCGTATTTCGAAAACAGAAACATGAAACTGGAATGCCAGTTCTCACATCCCGGAGAGCTCGACGCGGTCATCAAGAAAATTCAGGATGCGTTCGAAAAACAGAAGTGGCAGCAGATTTTCGAATGGTATCGCGCCTGA
- a CDS encoding nucleoside deaminase, translating into MKEKNLEETFMKAAVAQAVRAGELDEVPIGAVAVLGNKIIARAHNLREKKQDPLGHAEILLIEKAAKKMKSWRLDGVTIYVTCEPCVMCAGAILQSRVKRVVFGCFDPKAGAVGSLFNLSNDRRLNHRFEVKSGVMGKQCAALLSEFFRRKRKKKCK; encoded by the coding sequence ATGAAGGAAAAAAATCTCGAAGAAACTTTTATGAAAGCCGCTGTGGCACAGGCGGTGCGGGCGGGAGAATTAGACGAGGTACCAATTGGAGCGGTTGCGGTTTTGGGCAACAAAATAATAGCCAGGGCGCACAACCTTCGTGAAAAAAAACAGGATCCGCTAGGTCACGCCGAAATTTTGCTGATCGAAAAGGCGGCGAAAAAAATGAAAAGCTGGAGGCTGGATGGCGTCACCATATATGTTACATGCGAGCCTTGTGTGATGTGTGCGGGAGCTATTTTGCAGTCGAGGGTGAAGAGGGTTGTATTTGGCTGTTTCGATCCGAAGGCGGGAGCGGTAGGTTCCCTCTTCAACCTGTCGAACGATAGAAGGCTAAATCACAGATTCGAGGTGAAAAGCGGGGTTATGGGAAAACAGTGTGCAGCTCTCCTCTCCGAATTTTTCAGGCGGAAGCGGAAGAAAAAATGCAAATAA
- the ychF gene encoding redox-regulated ATPase YchF, whose protein sequence is MEIAIVGLPQSGKSTLFKIMTGVDSGSQLSEVAVRGVAKIPDARFLKLVEIFKPAKVTPASVPFVDINARGEGAWSVIRQRIGSADAILHVIDAFTDSDTVKLTDKYQKLSVEMAIADLIMVEARLEKLMKIPAATLKPEEKIHRELLPKVKDMLESGGGVRDVDMSDFERDSLKSFSFLTIKPEMVVVNVAEGVSGVAAQFVSKSPVGRNAIEICCNIESEIAELEQAEREEFMKSLGIDEPAFARIIREAFLMLGRIYYFTVGEDEVRAWVIRKGSTAPQAAAAIHKDFERGFIRAEVVAYHDFINTGCDLHKAKAAGKQRLEGKEYIVADGDIVNFRFNV, encoded by the coding sequence ATGGAAATAGCGATAGTTGGACTCCCTCAAAGCGGGAAGAGCACTCTTTTTAAAATAATGACCGGCGTGGACAGCGGCTCGCAGCTCTCCGAGGTCGCTGTGCGCGGCGTCGCGAAGATCCCCGACGCGCGTTTTTTGAAGCTGGTGGAGATTTTCAAGCCCGCGAAGGTGACTCCTGCCTCCGTGCCGTTTGTGGATATCAACGCCCGCGGCGAGGGAGCATGGTCCGTAATAAGACAGAGAATCGGATCAGCAGATGCGATCCTACATGTCATAGATGCCTTTACCGATTCGGATACTGTGAAACTCACGGATAAGTACCAAAAACTTTCGGTGGAGATGGCGATAGCCGATCTCATAATGGTCGAAGCCCGTCTCGAAAAACTTATGAAGATCCCGGCGGCGACGCTGAAGCCTGAGGAGAAAATACACAGGGAACTTCTTCCCAAGGTGAAGGATATGCTGGAGTCGGGCGGCGGGGTGAGGGATGTCGATATGTCCGATTTCGAAAGGGACTCGCTGAAAAGCTTTTCATTTCTTACGATCAAGCCTGAGATGGTGGTCGTCAATGTAGCAGAGGGAGTTTCCGGGGTAGCCGCTCAATTCGTTTCGAAATCGCCGGTCGGTCGAAATGCCATAGAGATCTGCTGCAACATAGAGTCTGAGATCGCCGAGCTCGAACAGGCTGAGCGCGAGGAGTTTATGAAGTCGCTAGGGATCGACGAGCCTGCCTTTGCACGAATCATCAGGGAGGCCTTTTTGATGCTAGGCCGCATCTATTATTTCACCGTCGGCGAGGATGAGGTGAGGGCGTGGGTCATAAGAAAGGGCTCCACCGCGCCACAGGCGGCCGCCGCTATACACAAAGATTTCGAACGTGGTTTCATCAGGGCTGAGGTCGTCGCATACCATGACTTCATAAACACCGGCTGCGATCTTCATAAGGCCAAAGCTGCCGGCAAACAGCGACTAGAGGGAAAGGAATATATCGTCGCGGATGGTGATATTGTAAATTTCAGGTTTAATGTGTAG
- a CDS encoding peptide chain release factor-like protein translates to MTVSKEKWDLLYSRMKAAGISEGDIEEKFVRSSGKGGQNVNKLSTCVVLKHLPSGIIIKCQDERSQGMNRFFARRRLLERLERARLGCESEAEKKRWKIKKQKKKRSKKAKEKILREKRRISEKKSLRKRPVEG, encoded by the coding sequence ATGACGGTTTCGAAGGAAAAGTGGGATTTGCTTTATTCCAGGATGAAGGCGGCCGGGATATCCGAGGGAGATATCGAGGAAAAGTTCGTCCGTTCATCCGGCAAAGGGGGGCAGAACGTAAACAAGCTCTCTACATGCGTCGTATTAAAACACCTTCCAAGCGGTATTATCATCAAATGTCAGGATGAGCGATCTCAGGGGATGAACCGTTTTTTCGCCCGCAGGCGCCTTTTGGAAAGGCTTGAGAGGGCGAGGTTGGGGTGCGAGAGCGAAGCGGAGAAAAAACGCTGGAAGATCAAAAAACAGAAGAAAAAACGTTCAAAAAAGGCAAAAGAGAAAATTCTTAGGGAAAAAAGAAGGATTTCTGAGAAAAAATCGCTTAGAAAAAGACCGGTTGAGGGGTGA
- a CDS encoding energy transducer TonB: MERFKKSLSISLLIHVAAILVALGLSHEVYHAKSGGSGGSGGSIVSVWVTDVISGRSAGEFTSPSATKRKLLLQASPQKSGIEHSHSKSSGEDGGTGGAIHGGSGTSAGSGYGGGEARSQDTLSKVWRRLDERKYYPMTAKKKGIEGKPKISFEINEDGSIKWIKLASSCGANILDEAAMETARRAEPLPYYPAPITVTLNYSLSE; this comes from the coding sequence ATGGAGAGATTCAAAAAATCGTTATCCATATCCCTGCTCATCCATGTAGCCGCCATACTGGTAGCGCTGGGGCTAAGCCATGAAGTCTATCACGCAAAAAGCGGCGGTTCAGGGGGTTCAGGTGGCTCGATTGTAAGCGTATGGGTGACAGACGTTATATCCGGGAGATCGGCTGGGGAATTCACCAGCCCCTCCGCGACGAAAAGGAAACTGCTTTTGCAGGCATCGCCCCAGAAAAGCGGGATTGAACATTCGCACTCGAAAAGCTCCGGTGAGGATGGAGGAACCGGGGGCGCGATCCATGGCGGCTCCGGAACGTCGGCAGGTAGCGGCTACGGAGGCGGTGAGGCCAGGTCTCAGGACACCCTCTCAAAGGTCTGGCGACGCCTGGATGAAAGAAAGTACTACCCTATGACCGCTAAGAAAAAGGGGATCGAGGGAAAACCCAAAATCTCCTTCGAAATAAATGAAGATGGCAGCATAAAGTGGATAAAGCTGGCGAGTTCATGCGGGGCGAATATTTTAGATGAGGCGGCCATGGAAACAGCAAGGCGGGCGGAGCCCCTTCCCTACTATCCTGCGCCGATAACCGTCACACTCAACTACTCGCTGTCGGAATAG
- the serC gene encoding 3-phosphoserine/phosphohydroxythreonine transaminase, whose translation MSERFSYNFGAGPSVVPHEVLDAAVAELSRKDSQSILEIHHRSTRFKNLLEECESLSRELLGIPKNYRFLILPGGGRMQFAMIPMNLLEGSADYAITGLWSKKAMEEAEKVGNVRVAYSSEDAFFSKVPLPEEIEIDGTASYLHITSNNTVYGTQYYEFPDAGEPPLIADMSSDLFTRDVDVSNFALIYAAFQKNCGIAGAAVVIIRDDLLERNPRILPDFLRYGIHANHGSLFNTPPLFSIFIFREMLRWIKRSGGVEMLGRSNDEKSSLIYEVIDSSDFYTGAAEKGSRSKVNVVFDLSDDKITKLFIERAESLGLLGLSGHRSRGGIRASLYNAMPVSGAHALAEFMREFEKRS comes from the coding sequence ATGAGCGAAAGATTTTCATATAACTTTGGAGCTGGTCCGTCGGTTGTGCCGCATGAAGTTTTAGATGCTGCTGTTGCCGAACTTTCAAGAAAAGATAGCCAGAGCATATTGGAAATCCATCACAGGTCGACGAGGTTTAAGAATCTACTCGAGGAATGTGAATCTTTATCGCGTGAGCTTTTGGGTATTCCAAAAAATTACAGGTTTTTGATTTTGCCGGGCGGAGGTAGGATGCAGTTCGCGATGATTCCTATGAATCTGCTTGAGGGAAGCGCCGACTACGCGATCACCGGGCTTTGGTCGAAGAAGGCTATGGAGGAGGCGGAGAAGGTTGGAAACGTTCGTGTAGCGTATTCTTCCGAAGATGCCTTTTTTTCGAAGGTCCCTCTGCCGGAGGAAATTGAAATAGATGGTACCGCCAGCTATCTTCATATCACCTCGAACAATACGGTATATGGCACTCAGTATTACGAGTTTCCCGATGCCGGTGAGCCTCCTCTCATCGCAGATATGTCGTCGGATCTCTTCACGCGCGATGTAGATGTTTCAAACTTTGCCTTGATCTATGCTGCTTTCCAGAAGAACTGCGGTATCGCGGGAGCTGCGGTGGTGATAATCAGGGATGATCTTCTCGAAAGGAATCCGAGAATTCTTCCGGATTTTCTCAGATACGGCATTCATGCCAATCACGGATCCCTTTTTAATACCCCTCCGCTCTTTTCGATATTTATCTTCAGGGAAATGCTTCGATGGATAAAGCGATCAGGCGGAGTTGAGATGCTTGGCAGATCGAATGACGAAAAATCATCTCTCATATATGAGGTGATAGATAGTTCGGATTTTTATACCGGCGCGGCTGAAAAAGGGAGCCGGTCAAAGGTTAACGTAGTATTCGATCTCTCCGATGACAAAATTACGAAACTCTTCATAGAGCGCGCAGAGTCCTTAGGCCTCCTTGGTCTCTCCGGGCACAGGTCGCGCGGTGGAATTAGAGCCTCGTTATATAATGCCATGCCCGTTTCAGGAGCGCACGCCCTGGCTGAATTCATGAGGGAATTTGAAAAACGATCGTGA
- a CDS encoding LemA family protein, producing MKRSVFWVLAIAVVALVITCVSKHNELSALDEGLEKQWTPLVNVITPIYMQIPDLVNEVILYNGKEDEVVHNLATAYKDFNESSSTSSQVTAANRIEAALSVLFIEASRRYPGIASHYQFQNLKQIFQTTSEDIDRLVEGYNNSVDNFNSYVRQFPNNIVGMLLGSGSRADYFRKEN from the coding sequence ATGAAAAGGAGCGTTTTCTGGGTTCTGGCGATTGCGGTCGTGGCTTTGGTGATAACGTGCGTCTCGAAGCATAATGAGCTCTCAGCGCTCGATGAAGGGCTTGAAAAGCAGTGGACTCCACTTGTGAATGTTATTACCCCGATATATATGCAGATCCCCGATTTGGTAAACGAGGTGATTCTCTACAATGGCAAGGAGGATGAAGTGGTCCACAATCTTGCCACCGCTTACAAAGATTTCAATGAATCCTCTTCGACCTCTTCTCAGGTGACCGCTGCTAATAGGATAGAAGCTGCGCTTTCCGTGCTGTTCATCGAGGCTAGTCGGCGCTATCCGGGGATAGCGTCACATTATCAGTTTCAGAATTTGAAACAGATCTTTCAGACGACGTCAGAGGATATAGACAGGTTGGTGGAGGGGTACAACAATTCGGTCGACAACTTCAACAGCTACGTCAGGCAGTTTCCGAATAACATCGTCGGGATGCTCCTAGGTTCTGGTTCGAGAGCAGACTACTTCAGAAAAGAAAACTGA